The window CTGTCGCGCACCAACTTGCGTGACCAAGGCCCGGTCGGCTTGCGCCTCCCTGGTCCCGGCGACCAAGGTAGGGCGCGCAGCAGAAACGCCAGCCGCTAGAGCGACTCGTCCAACGTTCTGGAATAGTCCGTAATCGACATGGTGAAGGGTCGCGACGTTCAGACAAACGTGCATTGCCGTGCCCTCCCGATGGGAAGGGAGGTTAGAAGACGTCCGCATGTTCTACATGCGGTTTCGCAACGGCGAGTTCCGCGTGAGTGTGTCACCAGGCCCGACGTCTGACGTCTTGGAAGCCGTGCGAGGCGAGCGGATCGTTGATTACGTAAGCGACGATCCTCGCGACGGCTTCATGGACGAGCCGGAGATGCGGAGGCGTACGGAAACTGTCCTCGACTTCACCGCCGCGGCACGCCTAGAGTTCGAGGACTAGCCTCGAACCGCCGTCGATCGTCTCCATGAGGCTCGCGGGCACTCGGCCCTGTCGCTCAACCAAATAGTCCCGGTCCAACGTTACGATCTGAGTCACGTTGGCGACTGAATCCTTGGGCAAGCCGGAAGCGTCCCCTGGGACCAAGACGTTTCCGGGTGCATCGAGCAGCCGAGTGTTGGAGGTGAGGACCACCGCGACAACGGTCCGCAGCCGGCTCCGGTTGAAGGCATCCCCCTGAATGATCAAGACCGGTCGCCGGAACCCTGGCTCTGATCCGCGGGGCGCGTCCAGGTCCGCCCACCAAACCTCGCGTCTCTGAACTACCACTCCGCAGTCTCGACGCTCCGCGCCTGTGCACGTCGAACGTCGGCGGGAAGCCCGCTCAGCTCATCCATATAGACGCGATTGAGCTGATCCGTCACCCCCTCGGCTCGATGCTTCGCCAAGTACTCGGCCATAGCCCTCGCATAGAGCTCACTGCGCGACACGCCAAGTCGGTCCGCCAGCGCATCGGCGGACTCAAAGAGATCGTCAGGTAGAGATATGGCTGTCTTCATACTACAAGTATACCCCGGTCATACCGCTACAGGCAAGCGCTCTAACAAGAAATTGCTGCTGTCCGCGGAGGCGGTCCGGTAGCGTCGGGTAACGCCTCGGATTTACCGATCTGCCCGGTGCGCCAGCAGAATTCCGAGTCCATTAGAGCGCACCAGCTGCCACCGAGACCCCCGCGGAACTCGACCGGAGCGGTAGCGGTACCAGCCCAACGTCTTACGTTACAGGCATCGATCGTGGGGGCGTCTTGTCGACTGTCACGGTATCCAGCAAGTACCAGATCGTGATTCCTAAGGCGGTGCGGGAGAAGCTTCGTCTGCGCCCGGGTCAGAAGGTGGAGGCGTTTGCGCTCGGGGGCCGGATCGAACTGGTTCCGATCCGCCCGGTCGCGAAGATGCGGGGCTATCTGCGCGGGATGGATCCGAGCTTCGAGCGGGAGCCGGATCGGGAGCTATGAACGTCGTCGACTCATCGGGCTGGATCGAGTACCTGACCGATGGCCCGAATGCGGGCATCTTCGCGGTGCCGCTGGGGCATGGAGCCGGACTGCTGGTTCCATCAATCTTGATCCTGGAGGTCTACCGCTACGTCCTGCGAGAGCGGGGGCGTGAAGCTGCCCTGTCGGTGGCCGCCACGATGCGACAGGGGAGGGTGATCGACCTTGATGACGGGCTCGCGCTTGAGGCTGCCGAGCTTGGGGCGAGCATCGGCCTCCAACTAGCCGACAGCATCATCTACGCGACCGCGCTCCTTCACGGCGCGACGGTATGGACTCAGGACGCCGACTTCGAGGGCCTTGAGCACGTGGAGTACCGCCCCAAGAGGGGTGCGCTCTAACACGCTTCTTTGCTGCTGTCGCGTGGCGTCCGACCTAGCGGACCTCCCAGCCTTGCCGCCCTAGGCACCGCAGGCGTCACAGCCCTGCTGCATAACCCGCGTTTGCCGCTGACGCGCAATGACTCAGGGGGCGCGGGCCGGGTCGGCTTGCGCCTCCCCGGGCCGAGCATCAGCAGCGCGGTCGGGAGGGTGGCTGTGAGGAAATCGCGCAACGCCCGGTTCGTCGTGTTTCCGCACGTAACCCAAAGGACCTGGGGCGGAGCGCCGAGACGCGTCACGAGCTCGGCGAAGTCCGAGTCCTTTGAGAGCATCACGGCACCGGCTTCTCTCGCCCTTCTCGCCTTGGTGAAGATATCCGCGTCGCTCGCACCCCGAAGGCCGAGGTGCCGAACGGCACAGCCTCCAGGTCGAACTCATCCTCAAGCCAGCTGCAGACGCCGGGCGGCGGCTGCGCGTCGACACATAGCCTCACGCGGCGACGATCGGATGGTCCAGTTGGCGGCTTGCGTACTTCAGACTGGCCTCGATGTCCTCGGGCTCGAGGTCCGGGTAGTCCGCCAGGATCTCCG of the Gemmatimonadota bacterium genome contains:
- a CDS encoding type II toxin-antitoxin system VapC family toxin, whose amino-acid sequence is MNVVDSSGWIEYLTDGPNAGIFAVPLGHGAGLLVPSILILEVYRYVLRERGREAALSVAATMRQGRVIDLDDGLALEAAELGASIGLQLADSIIYATALLHGATVWTQDADFEGLEHVEYRPKRGAL
- a CDS encoding type II toxin-antitoxin system PemK/MazF family toxin → MVVQRREVWWADLDAPRGSEPGFRRPVLIIQGDAFNRSRLRTVVAVVLTSNTRLLDAPGNVLVPGDASGLPKDSVANVTQIVTLDRDYLVERQGRVPASLMETIDGGSRLVLEL
- a CDS encoding AbrB/MazE/SpoVT family DNA-binding domain-containing protein codes for the protein MSTVTVSSKYQIVIPKAVREKLRLRPGQKVEAFALGGRIELVPIRPVAKMRGYLRGMDPSFEREPDREL
- a CDS encoding ribbon-helix-helix protein, CopG family: MKTAISLPDDLFESADALADRLGVSRSELYARAMAEYLAKHRAEGVTDQLNRVYMDELSGLPADVRRAQARSVETAEW